A portion of the Stigmatella aurantiaca DW4/3-1 genome contains these proteins:
- a CDS encoding nicotinate phosphoribosyltransferase has translation MATSLLATDGYKFSMAEAGWPLRQETFYYTHRKGGLQVMPLDVASFIRGFLPEPKPEDYDFLSRNDYEMGVGFKAAIQRKERLVVHAIPRGALFYPKEPVLSLTGCSALVSWVEPLLIQLNFRIQVATQALMDREVLARELAVVTCEEQRRIALETLDSVGVKGVSIRVDSEGYYQRVLAQVRELVNIVGDPSRIFEVGLRAATCQEQHELALRACKEAGVMRTSNVEGARKLGLIPVGTMGHEHVQRYGADEAAFRAIRERRPQRSSYLLDTYDTLISGLPAAFRLIREDQSARDSIRFDSGNKKLQYLYAVTQARDLGIHPVLIIEDGLDAQATREFEELRRQVGWEPSEQFYGYGGHIVSRTMGSAFSRDRVAAIFKLSQTGPQPTMKFGNELAEGKQSIPGMPVLFRRRHGSGPVGLIGQEGEPVPEGYFPLTDSAPESPSFVAAEDSAKDARVGCTPATQALIDGLRSRYFPQAR, from the coding sequence ATGGCGACCTCGCTGCTCGCGACGGACGGCTACAAGTTCAGCATGGCGGAGGCCGGTTGGCCCCTGCGCCAGGAGACATTTTACTACACGCATCGCAAGGGCGGACTCCAGGTGATGCCCTTGGACGTGGCCTCCTTCATCCGGGGTTTCCTGCCCGAGCCGAAGCCCGAGGACTACGACTTCCTGTCGCGCAATGATTACGAGATGGGCGTCGGCTTCAAGGCGGCCATCCAGCGCAAGGAGCGGCTGGTCGTCCATGCCATCCCGCGCGGGGCGCTCTTCTACCCGAAGGAGCCGGTGCTCTCGCTCACGGGTTGTTCGGCCCTGGTGTCCTGGGTGGAGCCACTGCTCATTCAACTGAACTTCCGCATCCAGGTGGCCACGCAGGCCCTCATGGACCGGGAGGTGCTGGCAAGGGAGCTGGCGGTCGTCACCTGCGAGGAGCAGCGGCGCATCGCCCTGGAGACGCTCGACTCGGTGGGCGTGAAGGGCGTGTCCATCCGCGTGGATTCCGAGGGGTATTACCAGCGCGTGCTGGCGCAGGTGCGCGAGCTGGTGAACATCGTCGGGGACCCCAGCCGCATCTTCGAGGTGGGCTTGCGCGCCGCCACCTGCCAGGAGCAGCACGAGCTGGCCCTGCGTGCCTGCAAGGAGGCGGGCGTGATGCGCACCAGCAACGTGGAGGGGGCCCGCAAGCTGGGGTTGATTCCCGTGGGGACGATGGGGCACGAGCACGTCCAACGCTACGGCGCGGACGAGGCCGCCTTCCGGGCCATCCGCGAGCGCAGGCCCCAGCGCTCCAGCTACCTGCTGGACACCTATGACACGCTGATCTCCGGCTTGCCCGCCGCCTTCCGCCTCATCCGCGAGGATCAGAGCGCGAGGGACTCCATCCGCTTCGATTCGGGCAACAAGAAGCTCCAGTACCTCTACGCGGTGACGCAGGCGCGGGACCTGGGCATCCACCCGGTGCTCATCATCGAGGATGGTCTGGACGCTCAGGCGACGCGCGAGTTCGAGGAACTGCGGCGCCAGGTGGGCTGGGAGCCCTCGGAGCAGTTCTATGGTTATGGCGGGCACATCGTCTCGCGCACCATGGGCAGTGCCTTCTCGCGGGACCGGGTGGCGGCCATCTTCAAGCTGTCGCAGACGGGCCCCCAGCCGACGATGAAGTTCGGCAACGAGCTGGCCGAGGGCAAGCAGAGCATTCCGGGGATGCCGGTGCTCTTCCGCCGTCGGCACGGCTCGGGCCCCGTGGGGCTCATCGGACAGGAAGGCGAGCCGGTGCCCGAGGGGTACTTTCCGCTCACCGATAGCGCGCCCGAGTCCCCCTCGTTCGTGGCCGCGGAGGACTCGGCCAAGGACGCCCGGGTGGGCTGCACGCCCGCCACGCAGGCCCTCATCGACGGGCTGCGCAGCCGCTACTTCCCCCAGGCCCGGTAG